GGCTTACAGAATAAAAAGTTAGTTAGCAATAATATGCACAATTCCATCGTCAAAGAGGTCCGATTTGAATGGTCAACGGTTGAGAGCCCATATTGCATCAATGTTTTTAGGTAGTCAGGTCATTGAACTGGGCTACACTCCTCGTATGAATTGAATTTCGTGCGGATTGATTATGGCCATTCCCTCAGTAATGAAAgcaggaggcgatctggtgtagtggtaacatccatacctctcacgtagagatcacgagttcaattctcactcccgatattcttccaaaaatgaaagtaaaagtgacgaaccagccgaaatgtgttgagagTCACTATGATAGAGAGAAAAAGAAGTAATGAAAGCAGTACAGCTTCTGTAATCGATAAACTCAATAATCTCAAGAATAAAATTGTTATGCTCGTCGTCGAACTTGGAAGCAATCGCCCTCAATCGCTTGCTTGCGCATACTGACAAGAGTAATTAATTTTCAACATAATTGTTACTTTTCCTCTGCAAGTTTTCGCACTTCCTGGATACTAAGTCGTAACTTTCTCATGAAATCTTCGAGCTAAATTTTTGACCAGAAAGCTGCCCAAAAAGCGTTAACACTTACGGGTTTTCCAGCATCCGTAGGCACACCTTGGCCATCGTTCCAAGCGTTTCCGTTGTGTTGTCCACGTTGTCGGAGTTATCCTGCACGAACTTCGATGTCGCTTCGCTGAGCACTTTGAGCATTGGGGTGGCGTGGGCGTAGAACAAGGACATTCGATTCGCCAGCTCGGTACTGACGATGAGTTCGTTGCTTTGGTCCAGTCGTTGTCGGCTAGCGATCCGCCGGTAATAGCTGAAATCGTTCTGAATGGCGGGTGTTTTCATCTAAAAGCAGAAAGCATAGTTATTTTCCGAAATCTTGATAGTTCTATCACAAGTCGGCTCTCCCCCACTTACCTTGTATTCGTCGAACTTTAGCACAAACTCTAAGATTTCTGCCAACTGTTTGACGAGGGCTTGCTGCGTTTCGAGATGTTGCGTAGGATTTAGTCGACCACCGACAAGCTGTCCCAGTATCATCGGTACTATCCGTTCCAGCTCCAGTGAGTGCTCGTAGCAACGTTTCAGTTTCTCGACCAGTGGTATCACAATGTTCCACGCTTTCTCCTGACACTCTGGCGATGGGTCGGCGATAGCTTCGCGAATTTCTTTACCGGCGCCCTGCGGATGGTGAGAGTAACAGAAACAAATTAGTTTTTGATATGAACATGTGAGTTTTCAAGTATTTGCGTCAGTATTGAAGCATGCTATTTTGTTActtattctcatttttttctgtgATCCTCTTTTTTAGGAGTGTTGTAATTCACAAATGTATTGGAAAAAGCCGCGCGTGATATTTTTGAGGTGTCATATATGGAATAGAAGACATTAAAATGCCCATGAGAATGGTAACAACGTTAATTTAATAGTTATCTCATCgttaaaatacagaaaataattggaacgtTAAAACATTGTACAGATTTTCCTTTCCATTTTATTAATTCATAATCAGATAGAAACTTTTTCATGCGTGTTTGTGTCATTATCGCACAATTAGAAATTTTATGTGTTTTCCTCACTCCGATGATCGACAAAAACGGCAGGGTGAGTTATTGAATTTCGCGTATGCTTTTGTTCGTTTGCCTGTTTGCTGTCTGCCAGTGTAGTAACATACTTTCCCGGTTCGGGGTCACAAATTGGACTTTCAATTGAAGAACACCCAATCCGAACCCATCGGAAGGCGTGCACTCGACCGCGTCCAATTTAGTCACTCACTACGCTGCTGCAGCATTTAGTCGTCATCGTCCGCTGTGTGCGAACTCAATGAATATTTATGTGCGCTCTGAATGCTAATAAAGCCGATTCATTTAAACGGTATCTCCTCGTCATGAAAGCCACATATATATGAGCGTGTGTAGAGGCGGGTAAAGTGCGCCGTTTTAATATCTTTTCCGCTTCATTTTCGTCGATCTGTGCAGTGTCAGTCAGGATAAATATCGagctatttttttatgaaaatgacCGCTGTGATTGAGAAGAGCTTGAGAATCCGGCTCGATCTTTTGTGTGACTGAATCAAGCTCAAATATGGAAGATTGAACAATTTGTCTCTTTTTTTCTACGACACAGCTGTGGGTATCGTTTGCTTTGATGACAGGAGGAGGCGTTCACAGTTCTTTGAAATAACCGGAGGTGTTCTACTGGAGATTCCAACTATTGTGTTGTATGGACAAAGAACAAAGAGGTAACCTGCGCCCAATTTGTCCCCAAAATATGCATCAAATGTCATTACTACTAACAACAACGATAAAATGAATAACAGGGTAGAGAGTGTGCCTCACGTTTCCCCTTTTGTGGCGAAGAGTGACAGCGGTTGTACGTTCTAATGTTTCTATGATCCCTCGATTTACGAGCGACAGTTTTTCTTTGTTCTGCATACACAGAGAGGGAGGGGAGGATATGTTATATGTACACTCTGTCTAGCGTGTCTCGTTACCAGACAATGAGTGTATAGCCTCCAAAAAGGGTCACACCTGTGAATGGAGGATACATGAAGAATAGTTTTACACATGATGGTTAGAATACGAATAATTGTCCTTGTTGCGGTACATCTGCAAGAATGGGCCTAGCGGTACATGTAAAATAATGagccaatacaggtcggactcgattatccggagtattgattttttttcactccggataatcgagtcaaaaaaaaacgagttttctctcggtaaacgtaatataattatgatttgcacttatttattcaaCGGTTTTATCTTGGTTGACCCGTTCGTATGTTTATGGCTTTATAACtgtgtaactttgtctgtagcgctgtaccacaataatagaaatttaacccctttcctgttgatcgtttgatctgaaatttggaacgcatctttatctctggtgtcattataaaactgcgtatcccATGAtcttggaaatccaagatggcggcctctacaaaatggtggattatggacatattttcttaaaatcctatcaatatgggttttcccaaaaacccatcaatatgggtatcaaatgaaagggcttgactagtagagtacagttatttatgaaaaatgcaaatccaagatgacggccgctacaaaatgacggattacatattttcgcagaaccctatcaatatgggttttcccaaaaccccatcaatatgggtgtctaatgaaagggcttgatcagtagaacacaattatttatggaaaatgtaaatcaaagatggcgaccgctacaaaatggcggattaaaaATTTTCTCAGAATGCGTAACTTCGtattccatgattttgaa
The Toxorhynchites rutilus septentrionalis strain SRP chromosome 2, ASM2978413v1, whole genome shotgun sequence genome window above contains:
- the LOC129769052 gene encoding CYFIP-related Rac1 interactor B codes for the protein MGKLLSLLARDESTCCTPKTYDVFLDFENAAPTDLEREVYEEVDRVLKQSEIVLDEIQCYKGAGKEIREAIADPSPECQEKAWNIVIPLVEKLKRCYEHSLELERIVPMILGQLVGGRLNPTQHLETQQALVKQLAEILEFVLKFDEYKMKTPAIQNDFSYYRRIASRQRLDQSNELIVSTELANRMSLFYAHATPMLKVLSEATSKFVQDNSDNVDNTTETLGTMAKVCLRMLENPKLLAQIEREETHLLLLRVMVGLVILYDHVHPVGAFARGAHVDVKGCVRLLQAQPAVKAEPLLNALRYTTKHLNEENTPKNIRNLLAA